The nucleotide sequence TGGAAAAGCCAACCTATCTCTACATGTTAACTTTGCATGTGTACCCTGGCATCACTGGATGGGACAGAAGCTGGCTGATCACAGCAGTTCAATCTTATCACCTTCACAGGCTTACAGCTGGTGAGAATCTGGTTTATATGTGCTTATAACAACGCCCTTTGAGGCACACAGTCTTGCTTCCACCTCCTGTAAGCCACAATAGCCATAAGCTCTTagggaaaagatgaaaaaaaagccccaaaccccagTTCCCATTTGTCTCTCACCTCTTCTCCACAATCAGCCTCTTCCTTTAGGCCAGAGACATCTAAGGAGCCGCCCTGCACTGCGTTCCCACCAGCAACACCCAGCAGATCTGGCTAGGCAGGAACGGCAAGCCCCGTTCCTTCAGCCTCATCACACAGCCACACCAGAAAggtttcctcctcccctgcaaCAGCTTCAGTGGGAACTGCTCTTACTGGAGGTTGTGTTGAAGCAGACTGGGCAGGCCTCAGCCCTTATTCTTGAACCCAGCTTGCAAAggatgagaaggctccaaggagcagGAGCCATGGCTTTCTCCAATTCCAAGCCCTGCAACCCTCAATACTGCCAGTGCAATCATTATCCACTCAGGAATACATAAACCCAAACCATCTCCCTTAGTCTGCCCTGCATGACTGGGTCAAAGGGATcaacaaataataattaaaaaaaaaaaaaagaagaaagggaggctgtggtACAGCAGAGTAAAAAACCAAGAGGCAAAGTCAGACTGGAGGAAAGGACCACAATGCAAGTCTGCTAAAACCATCACTGGATTTACCAGCCCAGTTCCACCTTCTTCAGACCAAAATGGACTCACTGCAGCAAGTGTactacaggggggaaaaaaaaaaagtgcatagTTTGGTTTCTCTCTTTTGGTAGACACTTCAGCAGAATTTATGTGAAGATCTTAGAGCTGCAGTTTTAGCCTCTTTTCCCTAGCCAATGGGTATTTGTCGGGGCAGAGATGGTGGAAATGGACCAGTAGCACCAAGAAATTCAGTGGGAGcaccagctccagagcaggaaatAATAATGAACCAAAaggagacagaaagagagagagaagtggagGAGACATATTTCGCAGTAATCAAAGTCCACCTTGGCTAAGCCCTATCAACACTTCCCTAGGTAAGGCCCCATTATGTCTGCAGCAAGACCTCTGGCTCTGACAGAGAGCTGTAGAGGGTATAGCCCAACTCATCCACTTCCTCAGGGGTGAGTTCTGAAAACAAGTTCACCTTGGGGCTCAGAGCACTAGGGAGGACACCTGCCTCCAAGTAGCGGATCAACCCCTTCAGCGCCTGCAGGAAGCGATCAGCCAGCATGTCCTGGGACCAGTCAGACTCCTCTTGGGATAGGTGCAGGATGACATTGGTGAGCTGGCTGGCAGTGAGGTGACCCAGGGCTGGGTTTGACTTGCATATTGCTTTCAAGATCTTCAGGCACAAGCAGCGGCAGCCAGAATCACCCTGGTCCAGGGCCCGGAGGCGAGCCGTCTCCGCTGGCCGCAGGCTCAGGCGCCACAGATTGTCGTTCTGGGCCAGGCGATGGGGTTTGGCCACCAGTATGATGTCCCCCAGGGTCAGGGATGGCAGGAAGTCAATAAAAAGATGCCGTTCGGGATCATACTGCACTTCCAGCGTCAAGTCTgcggggggagctgctgggcggATCACATAATCCAAGAGAGACCCAATTGCTGGCCAGTTAATGGAGCCAGCTACCACCTTCTCAAAGGCGTCTGCTACGGCTTTGGGGGAGAGGTAACCTCCCACCACACAGCGGTCCCAGTAGCTGCTCCCACGGGGAAAATACTCTGGGTTTTCCCGACGCACCAAGTAGAAGCCAGGAATGTTCATGATAGTGTCCTCACCGGGGATGCAGGACCACAGGTTCTGCTCCAGCATCAGAGGCACAATGAGCTGGATGTGATCAGCTGTCACTACCTTTCACAAGAGAGAAAAGTCGGTAAGAGCAAGCTTTCGCTCTCCACGCTCAGTTTCATTCACCACCTTTAGACAGCCTTCTGTTCACGGGAACTTGGAATAAGGATTCAGCCGTTTCACTCTCCTCTCTGTGCAGATGTCACAGCCTCCCTTTGTCCAAAGACATTCTGAATGACTATTTCCCATCATCAGCAGGGCAACTCCAAGGCACAACCTAAGCTAGTGCTTACACAGCATGTACTATTCAGAGGTATTAAAAAACTTCAGCACTCGACATGGACTGCACATACACGAAGCATTTAGTCTCCTACTGCTCTAAGTCCACTTCTTGCATGCGAGATGCAGCTGGCCCAGGGCACAGCAACACCACATGGTAATTTAAAACAGGATGTAG is from Dryobates pubescens isolate bDryPub1 chromosome 15, bDryPub1.pri, whole genome shotgun sequence and encodes:
- the MIEF1 gene encoding mitochondrial dynamics protein MID51 codes for the protein MAGAGPRKGRKDDNGIGTAIDFVLSNARLVLGVGGAAMLGIATLAVKRMYDRAISAPSSPTRLSQSGKRSWEEPNWLGSSSRLLSQDMRTNISRSLQTLPTDPSSADTDFFRPTKPKPSAKRSQVELKKSRLRLSLQEKLFAYYRRKVAIPAEEQARAKQAAVDICAELRSFLRAKLPDMPLRDMYLSGSLYDDLQVVTADHIQLIVPLMLEQNLWSCIPGEDTIMNIPGFYLVRRENPEYFPRGSSYWDRCVVGGYLSPKAVADAFEKVVAGSINWPAIGSLLDYVIRPAAPPADLTLEVQYDPERHLFIDFLPSLTLGDIILVAKPHRLAQNDNLWRLSLRPAETARLRALDQGDSGCRCLCLKILKAICKSNPALGHLTASQLTNVILHLSQEESDWSQDMLADRFLQALKGLIRYLEAGVLPSALSPKVNLFSELTPEEVDELGYTLYSSLSEPEVLLQT